Proteins encoded together in one Micromonospora auratinigra window:
- a CDS encoding aldehyde dehydrogenase family protein has product MTTATAASSIPATVAAARGRFEAGVTRPLPERVRRLRALRALLVENGPALADALFADLRKNTAEAYLTEIDVTVAEINHTLRHLRRWARPRRGPVSLALAPGRARLLSEPLGVVLVIAPWNYPLQLLLSPLVGVLAAGNTAVLKPSELAPATSSLIARLVPRYLGDGTVQVVQGGVPETTELLTQRFDHIVFTGSGTVGRVVLRAAAEHLTPVTLELGGKSPVWFDDDANIAAVARRLAWAKFTNAGQTCVAPDYVMTTPDRVPALVAALRDAIGELWGTDPRASEHYGRIVNDRQFDRLVGYLGGGEVAVGGGHDRAERYLAPTVLILPAGDAPVVGPDAAHPVLREEIFGPVLPILPVASARQAVDVVTAWDKPLALYVFSASPRTRRLFEQHTSSGAVVHDAALVHVAATGLPFGGVGPSGMGAYHGQYSWRTFSHLKPVLRKPLRPDTLRLAQPPFRETGVRLVRRLLRRG; this is encoded by the coding sequence ATGACCACTGCCACCGCCGCCTCCTCGATCCCGGCCACCGTGGCCGCCGCGCGTGGGCGTTTCGAGGCCGGCGTCACCCGGCCGCTGCCCGAGCGCGTCCGTCGGCTGCGGGCGTTGCGCGCGCTGCTCGTCGAGAACGGGCCCGCCCTCGCCGATGCCCTCTTCGCCGACCTGCGCAAGAACACCGCCGAGGCGTACCTGACCGAGATCGACGTCACCGTCGCCGAGATCAACCACACCCTGCGCCACCTGCGGCGCTGGGCGCGGCCCCGCCGGGGTCCGGTCTCCCTGGCGCTGGCCCCGGGGCGGGCCCGCCTGCTCTCCGAGCCGCTCGGCGTGGTGCTGGTGATCGCGCCGTGGAACTACCCGCTGCAACTGCTGCTGTCGCCGCTGGTCGGCGTGCTCGCCGCCGGCAACACGGCGGTCCTCAAGCCCAGCGAGCTGGCCCCCGCCACGTCGTCGCTGATCGCGCGACTGGTGCCGCGCTACCTCGGCGACGGCACCGTCCAGGTGGTGCAGGGCGGCGTTCCGGAGACCACCGAGCTGCTGACCCAGCGCTTCGACCACATCGTGTTCACCGGCAGCGGCACGGTGGGCCGGGTGGTGCTGCGCGCCGCCGCCGAGCACCTCACCCCGGTCACCCTCGAGCTGGGCGGGAAGTCACCCGTCTGGTTCGACGACGACGCGAACATCGCGGCGGTCGCGCGCCGCCTGGCCTGGGCGAAGTTCACCAACGCCGGGCAGACCTGCGTCGCGCCCGACTACGTCATGACCACGCCGGACCGGGTGCCGGCGCTGGTGGCCGCGCTCCGGGACGCGATCGGCGAGCTGTGGGGCACCGACCCGCGGGCCAGCGAGCACTACGGCCGGATCGTCAACGACCGGCAGTTCGACCGCCTCGTCGGCTATCTCGGCGGCGGTGAGGTGGCCGTCGGCGGCGGACACGACCGCGCCGAGCGCTACCTCGCCCCCACCGTGCTCATCCTGCCCGCCGGCGACGCCCCGGTGGTCGGGCCGGACGCCGCCCACCCCGTGCTGCGCGAGGAGATCTTCGGCCCGGTGCTGCCGATCCTGCCCGTAGCCTCGGCGCGGCAAGCCGTCGACGTGGTCACGGCGTGGGACAAGCCCCTCGCCCTCTACGTCTTCAGCGCCTCGCCCCGTACCCGGCGGCTCTTCGAGCAGCACACCTCCTCGGGCGCCGTGGTCCACGACGCCGCCCTCGTGCACGTCGCCGCCACCGGACTGCCCTTCGGCGGGGTCGGGCCGAGCGGGATGGGCGCCTACCACGGGCAGTACTCCTGGCGTACGTTCAGCCACCTCAAGCCGGTGCTGCGCAAGCCGCTGCGCCCCGACACGCTGCGGCTGGCCCAGCCGCCGTTCCGGGAGACCGGGGTACGGCTGGTCCGGCGGCTGCTCCGGCGCGGCTGA
- a CDS encoding universal stress protein — METNRLIVVGVDGSDGGRRALDWAVGEATARGGAVQAVVAWRWDRIEVGPMTNATPPRDERQRAVEVLDDELRGLALRSGGGCPVAGEVVEGPAPDVLTAAARTADLLVLGSHGNSRLRHTVLGSVSEECVRKASCPVVVVPVPAPTTRTSTEPALRA; from the coding sequence ATGGAGACCAATCGGTTGATCGTGGTGGGGGTCGACGGTTCCGACGGCGGGCGGCGGGCGCTGGACTGGGCGGTCGGCGAGGCGACGGCGCGCGGCGGCGCGGTGCAGGCGGTGGTGGCCTGGCGGTGGGACCGGATCGAGGTCGGCCCGATGACCAACGCCACCCCACCGCGGGACGAGCGGCAGCGTGCCGTGGAGGTGCTCGACGACGAGCTGCGCGGGCTGGCGCTGCGTAGCGGCGGCGGCTGCCCGGTGGCCGGCGAGGTGGTGGAGGGCCCGGCGCCGGACGTGCTCACCGCCGCCGCCCGCACCGCCGATCTGCTGGTGCTGGGCAGCCACGGCAACAGCCGACTGCGGCACACCGTGCTCGGCTCGGTCAGCGAGGAGTGCGTCCGCAAGGCGAGCTGCCCGGTGGTGGTCGTGCCGGTGCCCGCGCCGACGACGCGTACCTCCACCGAGCCGGCGTTGCGGGCCTGA
- a CDS encoding helical backbone metal receptor encodes MRVVSLVPSLTEAVAVTRPEVLVGATDWCTHPAGLDVARVGGSKYPDLDRVHALRPDLVLLNEEENRRADAEALRAAGVPVLVTFPRTVPQALDQLGELVAALGVTGEPPWLSAARRAWSRPPAPAAPRAAVVPVWRRPWVVLGADTFAGDVLRRLGVVNQWADHPDRYPRPTLDELRARRPELVVLPDEPYAFTAADGPEAFPGVPAALVSGRHLTWYGPSLAEAPALLAGQLARPVRADR; translated from the coding sequence GTGCGGGTGGTCTCGCTGGTGCCGTCGTTGACCGAGGCGGTCGCCGTGACCCGGCCCGAGGTGCTCGTCGGGGCGACCGACTGGTGCACCCATCCGGCCGGGCTGGACGTCGCCCGGGTGGGCGGGAGCAAGTACCCGGACCTGGACCGGGTGCACGCGCTCCGACCGGACCTGGTGCTGCTCAACGAGGAGGAGAATCGGCGCGCCGACGCCGAGGCGCTGCGCGCGGCCGGCGTACCGGTGCTGGTCACCTTCCCGCGCACGGTGCCGCAGGCGCTGGACCAGCTCGGCGAGCTGGTCGCCGCGCTGGGGGTGACCGGCGAGCCGCCGTGGCTGTCGGCCGCCCGCCGGGCCTGGTCGCGGCCGCCCGCGCCGGCCGCGCCACGCGCCGCGGTGGTGCCGGTCTGGCGTCGACCCTGGGTGGTGCTCGGCGCGGACACCTTCGCCGGTGACGTGCTGCGCCGGCTCGGCGTGGTCAACCAGTGGGCCGACCACCCGGACCGCTATCCCCGTCCCACCCTGGACGAGCTGCGGGCCCGCCGCCCCGAGCTGGTGGTGCTGCCCGACGAGCCGTACGCGTTCACCGCCGCCGACGGGCCGGAGGCGTTTCCCGGCGTACCGGCGGCGCTGGTCTCCGGCCGGCACCTGACCTGGTACGGGCCCTCGCTGGCCGAGGCGCCGGCGCTGCTCGCCGGGCAGCTCGCCCGGCCGGTGCGGGCCGACCGGTAA
- a CDS encoding nitroreductase family protein, producing MALDPDTRPALPLPDYGVPPAEALPRVREFADHLVRRRTVREFSDRPLPPGVLEEALRVASSAPSGANRQPWRFVVVTDPELKRRLRAAAEAEERVFYERRAPEEWLAALAPLGTDASKPFLETAPAVIVVFEVHRGPRSPRPYYVKESVGIAVGFLLAALHRAGLATLTHTPSPMRFLNELLDRPAEERGNLIIPVGYPAADATVPDLARKPLTEVVVWR from the coding sequence GTGGCACTCGACCCCGACACCCGGCCCGCGCTTCCGCTCCCCGACTACGGCGTCCCGCCCGCCGAGGCGCTGCCCCGGGTCCGCGAGTTCGCCGACCACCTCGTACGCCGTCGCACCGTCCGCGAGTTCAGCGACCGGCCGCTGCCGCCCGGCGTGCTCGAGGAGGCGCTGCGGGTGGCGTCCTCCGCGCCCAGCGGGGCGAACCGCCAGCCCTGGCGGTTCGTGGTGGTCACCGACCCGGAGCTGAAGCGGCGGTTGCGGGCCGCGGCGGAGGCCGAGGAGCGGGTGTTCTACGAGCGCCGCGCGCCGGAGGAGTGGTTGGCCGCCCTCGCTCCGCTCGGCACCGACGCCAGCAAGCCGTTCCTGGAGACCGCGCCCGCGGTGATCGTGGTCTTCGAGGTCCACCGTGGTCCCCGCTCGCCGCGGCCCTACTACGTCAAGGAGTCGGTGGGCATCGCGGTCGGCTTCCTGCTCGCCGCGCTGCACCGCGCCGGCCTGGCCACCCTCACCCACACGCCCAGCCCGATGCGCTTCCTCAACGAGCTGCTGGACCGGCCGGCGGAGGAGCGCGGCAACCTGATCATCCCGGTCGGCTACCCGGCGGCGGACGCGACCGTGCCGGACCTCGCCCGCAAGCCGCTGACCGAGGTGGTCGTCTGGCGCTGA
- a CDS encoding DICT sensory domain-containing protein: MQSGRTPERLTKRGLVAVSHAIERAALVTAEDGPLVVLALFQRLPYFERERAVYERIAGRAAVTVVGMVGATPAELPAGAYPVLLDEAEELAREWSVVALTPRFGATLVAYDRGDVAPAATLEAGRLFDGHWGFRRDEALHEVIRLRERLAERLPAVARARLDEVVARVRDIPAGPGESRAEAAIRMLAARGERARRPEPADAPTGLLDEPGLRRWTGVDGVTAAGTLPVAVVGVRVDEPAGAPERFGRRSAAREGQAVLGAVTGVLRPVDRAVRLADNEFLLILPALTEPQAVAVVERLRAAVAGLARGYPFVDFAVHAALTVTARRPLPVAQVRDAVRWAVREGVPVATFAPEHAAAGTF, translated from the coding sequence GTGCAGAGCGGACGTACGCCGGAACGGTTGACCAAGCGCGGCCTCGTCGCGGTCTCCCACGCCATCGAACGGGCGGCCCTGGTCACCGCCGAGGACGGGCCGCTGGTGGTGCTGGCCCTCTTCCAGCGGCTGCCGTACTTCGAGCGGGAACGCGCGGTCTACGAGCGGATCGCCGGCCGGGCCGCGGTGACGGTGGTCGGGATGGTCGGCGCGACGCCGGCCGAGCTGCCCGCCGGGGCGTACCCGGTGCTGCTGGACGAGGCGGAGGAGCTGGCCCGGGAGTGGAGCGTGGTGGCGCTGACCCCGCGCTTCGGCGCGACGCTGGTGGCGTACGACCGGGGCGACGTGGCGCCCGCCGCGACGCTGGAGGCGGGCCGGCTCTTCGACGGGCACTGGGGCTTCCGCCGGGACGAGGCGCTGCACGAGGTGATCCGGCTGCGGGAACGGCTGGCCGAGCGGTTGCCGGCGGTGGCCCGCGCCCGGCTCGACGAGGTCGTCGCCCGGGTCCGCGACATCCCGGCCGGGCCGGGTGAGTCCCGCGCGGAGGCGGCGATCCGGATGCTGGCGGCCCGGGGCGAGCGGGCCCGGCGACCCGAGCCGGCGGACGCGCCGACGGGGCTGCTGGACGAGCCGGGGTTGCGCCGGTGGACCGGCGTGGACGGGGTGACCGCCGCCGGCACGCTGCCGGTCGCGGTGGTCGGCGTACGGGTGGACGAGCCGGCGGGCGCGCCGGAGCGGTTCGGCCGGCGCAGCGCCGCCCGCGAGGGGCAGGCCGTCCTCGGGGCGGTCACCGGCGTGCTGCGCCCGGTCGACCGGGCGGTACGGCTGGCCGACAACGAGTTCCTGCTGATCCTGCCGGCGCTGACCGAGCCGCAGGCGGTGGCGGTGGTGGAGCGGCTGCGCGCCGCGGTGGCGGGGCTGGCGCGCGGGTACCCGTTCGTCGACTTCGCGGTGCACGCGGCGCTGACCGTCACCGCCCGGCGGCCGCTGCCGGTGGCGCAGGTGCGGGACGCGGTGCGGTGGGCGGTCCGGGAGGGCGTACCGGTGGCCACCTTCGCGCCGGAGCACGCCGCCGCCGGCACCTTCTGA
- a CDS encoding DUF2726 domain-containing protein: MMTSTGSVATSWLRPITAGGVAPFTRAGHLVHPARRLSELVQGRPPGITGHQWSSALREGFDQVVCDPDGRPLLAVRLAPPAAAGSAERRAERITGTVCAAVGLPVLRVESATLRADQARRLVEYVLDARAWAAGTAPEGADAVGFRDIVGRLPDGRRGPVNDLGALARAGAVEAYVERRLADPILRGLHVRWAEGPAEGWAWVEVRPGRCLVERVQLFAQRVSCGVDPGRLAEDLAAVAVGERLRELDVTEPPLVDRAELVAGIRALAARRAEFEGGFAFDHLCAD; the protein is encoded by the coding sequence ATGATGACGAGCACCGGCAGCGTGGCGACCTCCTGGCTGCGTCCGATCACGGCCGGCGGCGTGGCGCCGTTCACCCGGGCCGGGCACCTGGTGCACCCGGCGCGCCGGCTCAGCGAGCTGGTGCAGGGCCGCCCGCCGGGCATCACCGGACACCAGTGGAGCAGCGCCCTGCGGGAGGGCTTCGACCAGGTGGTCTGTGACCCGGACGGCCGACCGCTGCTCGCGGTGCGGTTGGCGCCGCCGGCCGCCGCCGGGTCGGCGGAGCGCCGGGCCGAGCGGATCACCGGCACGGTCTGCGCCGCGGTGGGCCTGCCCGTGCTGCGGGTGGAGTCGGCCACGCTCCGCGCCGACCAGGCCCGCCGCCTGGTCGAGTACGTGCTGGACGCCCGGGCGTGGGCCGCGGGCACCGCCCCGGAGGGGGCCGATGCGGTCGGGTTCCGGGACATCGTCGGCCGGTTGCCGGACGGCCGCCGCGGGCCGGTCAACGACCTCGGCGCGCTGGCCCGGGCCGGGGCCGTCGAGGCGTACGTGGAGCGGCGACTGGCCGACCCGATCCTGCGCGGCCTGCACGTCCGCTGGGCCGAGGGGCCGGCGGAGGGCTGGGCCTGGGTGGAGGTCCGCCCCGGCCGGTGCCTGGTCGAGCGGGTGCAGCTCTTCGCCCAGCGGGTCTCCTGCGGGGTGGACCCGGGCCGGCTCGCCGAGGACCTGGCGGCGGTGGCGGTGGGGGAGCGGCTGCGCGAGCTGGACGTCACCGAGCCGCCGCTGGTCGACCGGGCGGAGCTGGTGGCGGGCATCCGCGCGCTGGCGGCCCGCCGGGCCGAGTTCGAGGGCGGGTTCGCCTTCGACCACCTCTGCGCCGACTGA
- a CDS encoding histone-like nucleoid-structuring protein Lsr2, translated as MARKVITVLTDDLDGGKADRTVEFSLDGVAYTIDVSDENAGVLRKALDPYISAGRRIGRGPVDVARPARRATRPATSGMDREQNRAIREWATKNGYEISERGRIPVSVVEAYKNR; from the coding sequence ATGGCAAGGAAAGTAATCACCGTTCTGACCGACGACCTGGACGGCGGAAAGGCCGACCGGACCGTCGAGTTCAGCCTGGACGGCGTGGCGTACACGATCGACGTCTCCGACGAGAACGCGGGTGTCCTGCGCAAGGCCCTGGACCCGTACATCAGCGCTGGCAGGCGAATCGGCCGCGGGCCGGTGGACGTGGCCCGCCCGGCGCGCCGGGCCACCCGGCCGGCCACCTCCGGAATGGACCGCGAGCAGAACCGCGCGATCCGCGAATGGGCCACGAAGAACGGCTACGAAATTTCCGAGCGTGGCCGCATCCCGGTGTCGGTGGTGGAGGCGTACAAGAACCGCTGA
- the lon gene encoding endopeptidase La — translation MATLPVLPLTDAVLLPGMVIPVTLDPTTQAAVDAARASGDKTLLAVPRIDGEYGSVGVIATIEKVGRLPDGEPAAVVRGLARARIGSGVPGPGAALWVEATELDEPAPAGKARELAREYRALMTSVLQQRGAWQVIDAMERMTDLSELADAAGYAPWLSLAQKTDLLAAPDVTARLELLVGWVRDHLAEQEVTEQINSDVREGLEKSQREFLLRQQLAAIRKELGEDEPDGSADYRSRVESADLPEKVREAALREVGKLERASDASPEAGWIRTWLDTVLEMPWNTRTEDNTDLAAARAVLDADHAGLADVKDRILEYLAVRNRRAERNLGVVGGRGSGAVLALGGPPGVGKTSLGESVARALGRTFVRVSLGGVRDEAEIRGHRRTYVGALPGRIVRALREAGSMNPVVLLDEVDKLAVGYSGDPAAALLEVLDPAQNHTFRDHYLEVDLDLSDVLFLATANVVEAIPGPLLDRMELVTLDGYTEDEKVAIARDHLLPRQRERAGLTADEVTVADEALALIAGEYTREAGVRQLERALAKILRKVTVALAADPAPVRVDTGNLARYLGRPKFTPESAERTAVPGVATGLAVTGAGGDVLFIEASSMEGEPGLTLTGQLGDVMKESAQIALSYLRANGRRLGIDPNALAGRRIHVHFPAGAVPKDGPSAGITMVTALASLVTGRPVRPEFGMTGEVTLSGRVLPIGGVKQKLLAAHRAGLTEVIIPKRNEPDLDDLPAEVRAALTVHTLADVADVLALALRPADVDAETLGGQSLTAA, via the coding sequence ATGGCAACTCTTCCGGTACTTCCACTGACCGACGCCGTCCTGCTGCCCGGCATGGTCATCCCGGTGACCCTCGACCCGACCACCCAGGCCGCGGTCGACGCGGCCCGCGCCAGCGGCGACAAGACGCTCCTCGCGGTGCCCCGCATCGACGGCGAGTACGGCTCCGTCGGCGTCATCGCGACCATCGAGAAGGTCGGCCGGCTGCCCGACGGCGAACCCGCCGCCGTGGTCCGGGGCCTGGCCCGGGCCCGGATCGGCTCCGGCGTGCCCGGCCCGGGTGCCGCCCTCTGGGTCGAGGCCACCGAACTCGACGAACCCGCCCCGGCCGGGAAGGCCCGGGAGCTCGCCCGCGAGTACCGCGCGCTGATGACCTCGGTCCTGCAGCAGCGCGGCGCCTGGCAGGTCATCGACGCCATGGAGCGGATGACCGACCTGTCCGAGCTGGCCGACGCGGCCGGCTACGCGCCCTGGCTCAGCCTGGCGCAGAAGACCGACCTGCTCGCCGCGCCGGACGTCACCGCCCGGCTGGAGCTGCTGGTCGGCTGGGTGCGGGACCACCTGGCCGAGCAGGAGGTCACCGAGCAGATCAACAGCGACGTGCGGGAAGGGCTGGAGAAGTCGCAGCGGGAGTTCCTGCTGCGCCAGCAGCTCGCCGCGATCCGCAAGGAACTCGGCGAGGACGAGCCGGACGGCTCCGCCGACTACCGCTCCCGGGTCGAGTCCGCCGACCTGCCCGAGAAGGTCCGCGAGGCGGCCCTGCGCGAGGTCGGCAAGCTGGAGCGGGCCAGCGACGCCTCCCCGGAGGCCGGTTGGATCCGGACCTGGCTGGACACCGTCCTCGAGATGCCCTGGAACACGCGTACCGAGGACAACACCGACCTGGCCGCGGCCCGGGCCGTGCTCGACGCCGACCACGCCGGCCTGGCCGACGTGAAGGACCGCATCCTGGAGTACCTGGCGGTGCGCAACCGCCGGGCGGAGCGCAACCTCGGCGTGGTCGGTGGCCGCGGTTCCGGCGCGGTGCTCGCCCTCGGCGGCCCGCCCGGCGTCGGCAAGACCAGCCTCGGCGAGTCGGTGGCGCGGGCCCTGGGCCGTACGTTCGTCCGGGTCTCCCTCGGTGGCGTCCGCGACGAGGCGGAGATCCGCGGGCACCGGCGCACCTACGTCGGCGCGCTGCCCGGCCGGATCGTGCGCGCCCTGCGCGAGGCCGGCTCGATGAACCCGGTGGTGCTCCTCGACGAGGTCGACAAGCTGGCCGTCGGCTACTCCGGCGACCCGGCGGCGGCCCTGCTGGAGGTGCTCGACCCGGCCCAGAACCACACCTTCCGCGACCACTACCTCGAGGTCGACCTCGACCTGTCCGACGTGCTCTTCCTGGCCACCGCGAACGTGGTGGAGGCGATCCCCGGCCCGCTGCTGGACCGGATGGAGCTGGTCACCCTGGACGGTTACACCGAGGACGAGAAGGTCGCCATCGCCCGCGACCACCTGCTGCCCCGGCAGCGGGAGCGGGCCGGCCTGACCGCCGACGAGGTGACCGTCGCCGACGAGGCGCTGGCGCTGATCGCCGGCGAGTACACCCGGGAGGCGGGTGTCCGGCAGCTCGAACGGGCCCTCGCGAAGATCCTGCGCAAGGTCACCGTGGCGCTGGCGGCCGACCCGGCGCCGGTCCGCGTCGACACCGGCAACCTGGCCCGCTACCTGGGCCGGCCGAAGTTCACGCCGGAATCGGCCGAGCGGACGGCGGTGCCCGGCGTGGCCACCGGCCTGGCGGTCACCGGCGCCGGCGGTGACGTGCTCTTCATCGAGGCCAGCAGCATGGAGGGCGAGCCGGGGCTGACCCTGACCGGTCAGCTCGGTGACGTGATGAAGGAGTCGGCGCAGATCGCCCTCTCGTACCTGCGCGCCAACGGGCGACGCCTCGGCATCGACCCGAACGCGTTGGCCGGGCGACGGATCCACGTGCACTTCCCGGCGGGCGCGGTGCCCAAGGACGGCCCGAGCGCCGGCATCACCATGGTGACCGCGCTGGCGTCGCTGGTCACCGGCCGGCCGGTGCGCCCCGAGTTCGGGATGACCGGCGAGGTGACCCTCTCCGGCCGGGTGCTGCCCATCGGGGGCGTGAAGCAGAAGCTGCTCGCCGCCCACCGGGCCGGCCTGACCGAGGTGATCATCCCGAAGCGCAACGAGCCGGACCTGGACGACCTGCCCGCCGAGGTCCGCGCCGCGCTGACCGTGCACACCCTGGCCGACGTCGCCGACGTGCTCGCCCTGGCGCTGCGCCCGGCCGACGTCGACGCGGAGACGCTCGGCGGTCAGTCGCTCACCGCCGCCTGA
- a CDS encoding WD40/YVTN/BNR-like repeat-containing protein, which translates to MSGVRVLVGTRKGAFTLTSDGRRDDWTVDGPHFGGWEIYHLTGSPADPDRLYASQSGGWFGQLIQRSDDGGRTWNTMGNDFAYAGDVGEHLWYDGTPRPWEFKRVWHLEPSRHDPDTVYAGAEDAALYVSTDGAQKWTELTALRTHPTGGAWQPGAGGMCLHTIILDPVHADRIYVAISAAGAFRSDDAGASWTPINKGLRSGEIPDGDSEVGHCVHHITQHPSRPDTLFMQKHWDVMRSDDAGASWREVSGNLPSDFGFPIAVHAHEPETLYVVPITSDAQHYPPEGRLRVYRSRTGGDDWEPLTRGLPQSHCYVNVLRDAMAVDTLDPCGIYFGTTGGQVYRSADGGDSWAPIVRDLPAVLSVEVQVLP; encoded by the coding sequence ATGAGCGGCGTACGGGTGCTGGTCGGCACGCGCAAGGGCGCGTTCACGCTGACATCGGACGGCAGGCGCGACGACTGGACGGTCGACGGGCCGCACTTCGGCGGCTGGGAGATCTACCACCTGACCGGGTCGCCCGCCGACCCGGACCGGCTCTACGCCTCGCAGTCGGGCGGCTGGTTCGGGCAGCTCATCCAGCGCTCCGACGACGGCGGCCGGACCTGGAACACGATGGGCAACGACTTCGCGTACGCGGGCGACGTCGGCGAGCACCTCTGGTACGACGGCACCCCGCGACCGTGGGAGTTCAAGCGCGTCTGGCACCTCGAACCGTCCCGGCACGACCCCGACACCGTGTACGCGGGCGCCGAGGACGCCGCCCTCTACGTCAGCACCGACGGCGCGCAGAAGTGGACCGAGCTGACCGCCCTGCGGACCCACCCCACCGGCGGAGCGTGGCAGCCGGGGGCCGGTGGCATGTGCCTGCACACGATCATCCTCGACCCGGTGCACGCCGACCGGATCTACGTCGCCATCTCGGCGGCCGGCGCGTTCCGCAGCGACGACGCCGGCGCGAGCTGGACGCCGATCAACAAGGGGCTGCGCTCGGGGGAGATCCCGGACGGGGACTCCGAGGTCGGCCACTGCGTGCACCACATCACCCAGCACCCGTCCCGCCCCGACACCCTGTTCATGCAGAAGCACTGGGACGTGATGCGCAGCGACGACGCCGGCGCGAGCTGGCGCGAGGTCAGCGGCAACCTGCCGTCGGACTTCGGCTTCCCGATCGCGGTCCACGCGCACGAGCCGGAGACCCTCTACGTCGTACCCATCACCAGCGACGCCCAGCACTACCCGCCGGAGGGCCGGCTGCGGGTCTACCGCAGCCGCACCGGCGGCGACGACTGGGAGCCGCTGACCCGGGGCCTGCCGCAGTCGCACTGCTACGTCAACGTGCTGCGCGACGCGATGGCCGTCGACACGCTCGACCCCTGCGGCATCTACTTCGGCACCACCGGCGGGCAGGTCTACCGCTCGGCCGACGGCGGCGACAGCTGGGCGCCGATCGTCCGGGACCTGCCGGCGGTGCTCTCGGTGGAAGTCCAGGTGCTGCCGTGA
- a CDS encoding MoaD/ThiS family protein, which translates to MIRVVLPAHLKTLAHVTGEVRLEVSGPVTQLAVLDALEERYPMLLGTIRDRHTRRRRPFVRFYACEQDLSNDPPETPLPAEVTTGAEPFIVLGAMAGG; encoded by the coding sequence GTGATCCGGGTGGTCCTGCCGGCCCACCTGAAGACCCTGGCGCACGTCACCGGCGAGGTCCGGCTGGAGGTGAGCGGCCCGGTCACCCAGCTCGCGGTGCTGGACGCGCTGGAGGAGCGGTACCCGATGCTGCTCGGCACGATCCGCGACCGGCACACCCGCCGACGCCGCCCGTTCGTCCGCTTCTACGCCTGCGAGCAGGACCTCTCCAACGATCCGCCGGAGACGCCGCTGCCGGCGGAGGTGACGACCGGAGCCGAGCCGTTCATCGTGCTCGGCGCGATGGCCGGGGGATAG